The segment GGAATTTGCGAAAGACAGAACATTTGGTTACACGAAATCTCATTTAGGTGAATGGGCTGAGGAAAAATCAAATGGCGAATTTAAAGCCGAAGATACAACCTATATATCACTGGAAAAACTCAGAGCACTTGAGATAGAGAAAATAACAAATCAATTATTAGAAGTGAGTGATTTTAACAAAGTCGTTGTTAATGCGGTAGATTACGTCGATGTGGAGATTTTTGTTATTTCCCTCATTAAAGCAATGAAAGCAGGCAAACGCTTTATGGTTAGATCTGGAGCTGCTCTTACGAAAGTGATAGGAGGAGTAAGAGATAAAGGCTTACTTACTAGAGATGAATTGATTAAAGAGGAAGTCAATCATGGTGGTTTAATCATTGTTGGCTCTCACGTTAAAAAGACGACTGAGCAGCTTGAGGAATTGAAGAAATGTGATTTTATTGAGTTTGTTGAATTTAATGTTCACCTTGTTTTACACCCTGAACAGTTCAAAGCTGAAACAGATCGAGTGATTGAAACAAGTGAAAATCTCATTCGTTCAGGTAAAACTGTAGCCATTTATACAAAACGGGAAAGACTAGATCTTGGTGAAGACAAACAAGAAGAAGAACTTAAGCTTTCCGTTCAGATCTCAGAAGCAGTAACAAGTATCGTTCAAAGGTTAAAAGTAAGACCTAGTTATATTGTGGCTAAAGGCGGTATTACCTCAAGTGATATTAGAACAAATGGCCTTGAAGTGCAAAGATCGACTGTTGCTGGACAAATCAAGCCAGGAATTCCTGTATGGTTTACTGGGGAGGAAAGTAAGTTTCCAAGTATTTCTTACATTATATTCCCTGGAAATGTGGGAACAAAAGATGCGCTTAAGGAGACAGTTGAAATTTTAGATAAATAGGCTATTGAAAAATCCCATTCGTATACGGCTGAATGTTAACAATAATGGTGTATAGGCTCGTATACGAGTGAAAAAACTTAAAAAAACGAAAAAGGAGCACAAAATGCTATCAAATACAGAAGATGTATTAGAAAATGCACAGAAAGACAAATACGGTGTCGCAGCGTTTAATGTATATAGCCTAGAAACTGTTCAAGCAGCTATCAATGTTGCTGAAAGGGAAAGTCAACCCGTTATTATTGCATTAGGGGAGCGATACTTCCTAACCGTTGATGTTGAAGGGTTTTCAGCGATGGTTAGGGCAATGGCAGATAAAGCTAGTGTCCCAGTTTCGCTTCATTTGGATCATGCATATGAAAAAGAATCCATCATTCGTGCCATTCGCTGTGGATTTTCATCTGTTATGTTTGATGGTTCAGCGTATAATCTTGATGAAAACATGCGTCTTACAAAAGAGATAGTAGAAATCGCTCATATGGCAGGGGTGTCCGTTGAGGCGGAGATTGGTTCATTAGCACGAGGGGCTTTTTCTGATGAGGAAGAAGGCGATGGGACACTTACTGATCCAAAGTCCGCAAAAGAATTTGTTGCAGAAACAGGCGTGGATTTTTTAGCTGCCGCTATTGGAACAGCACATGGTATGTATAAAGGAGAACCTAAAATTGAGCTTGATCTTTTAGATAGAATTCGCCAGTCTGTTGATGTCCCCCTGGTTCTTCATGGGGGTTCTGGTACACCGGAAGATAAAATGAAACAAGCGATACAAAAAGGAATTTGTAAAATTAATGTGAACACAGAAATATCCATGGCTGCCGTTTCCCATTTACAAGCTTATTTCGAAAATAAAGAAATGGTTCATCTCTCAACTGTAATGGCAGAGATGCAGCATTCTATGGAACCTGTAATGACTAAATTTATTAAGTTATTTGCTAACAAGTGAACTTTTATTAAGTGAGAGTAGATTTACATTCAATAACAAAATACCTAGAACAAGAACGCATCAAATAGGGGTCGACAAATAAGTACAGATAGTTGGCATGTCCGTCAACATGAGATATAGATATAGAGAAGAAAGTTTATGACAACTGGTAATTTATTGATTGTTATATTCAATTTCGTCATTGCTATTTTAAAGCAAAGCTTGAATCGTTTATTTCATTAATTGGAGTAGCGTTTTAATAGCCATTGCTATAGGCTATTAATGTATATAAGATTTAATTAATTCCCTGATAACAGACGAGCATACGAGCTTATCTATTATCAGTTTTTTTAATTTGTTAATTATTTATCAACAGTTGCTCTTTTCTTTAATAATTTCATAGTATTCAATAGTAGAGTAATTTTATCAAAAAACATGCATATTTATTTTTGTTTGCTTTCATTTAATTTACAGTTATTTTTCATACGAAAATATACAACAACAATATTGACAAATTAAAAATAAGTGATAATATAGAAGTGAAGAAATGAGTAAACGATTACAAATCCAATATTGGTAATTGACCAGAATCCATTTTACAACAAAGAGGTGACAGAAGATGGAAATTAAATTTGGTTGTCATGGATCTACTTGGGAACTGGATTATGATAAGGAAGTAGATTATTTAGATGACATCATGGATACGGTTAGCAATGCTGGCTTCAATGGTATTGATGTACAGGTTGCTATGTTAGGGAAGTACAAAGAGCAGCCAGAGAGACTTAAAGAGGAACTTGATAAAAGAGGTATAGAATTAGCAGCTTTAACTGTGCCTTTCTCTTGGGAGAATGATGAGGAAACAAAGGAAGAAAAAGATCGCGCTGATTATTATATAAGCTATTTAAGAAATTTCCCGAAAGCTGTTATGAATTTGCCTTCAAGAGTTGGTCCTAATAGGGATAATTTATTAAAAAGACAAAAACAAATTATTAATTGTGCAAATACAGTAGGGAAAAGAGCATCTGAAAATGGGGTAGTTGCTTCCTTTCATCCAGCATCACCTCCAACATCTTATTTTAGAACTAAAGAAGACTATAAAGTTTTATTTAAAGGCTTAGATACTAGATTCATAGGATACACACCAGATGCAGGTCATATTATGGCTGGTGGAATGAACCCAGTAGAAATAGTACGAGATAATCTATCCATTATTAAACATGTTCATTTTAAAGATTGCAGTAAAACCTTTGAATGGAAAAAAATGGGTACTGGTGATATTGATTTTCCTACAATTGTCCAAAATCTCAAGGATTATGGATATAAAGGATGGATTATGGTAGAAGAAGAAACAGAAGAAACAGCTGTAAATCCAGATAAGGTAATATATGATATCAATGATTATGTAGTTAGTAATTTGAAGCCGATCCTATAAACTAGAATACTTTGGTAAGCGTTTCATTCACAGAAAATAAATAATAATAAGAGGTGTAAATATGTCTAGTCAAGAGAATTTATCTATTGTTGGTTCTGGAATCATGGGTCATTCTATTGCTTTGACCGCTGCTTGGTCAGGACTTGAGGTTAAAGTATGGGGGATGAACGAAGAAGATATTCAACGTGCGCGTGTTGGGCTTGAAGACAAATTGAATGGATTAGTAGGTTATGACGTTTTCAATGAGGATGAAAAACAACGGATTATTAATTCTATTACTTTCACTGAATCCATTGAAGAATGCGTTTCTAACGCTACATTCGTGATAGAAGCGATACCTGAAATCCTTGAACTCAAACAAGATTATTTCAAGAAATTGGATGAATTATGCCCAGAAAATACAATCATAGGCAGTAATACTTCTGGCCTTAGTGCAACTGAAATCGCTAAATTAACTACTAATACTGAGCGCACTGTTGTGACACATTTCTGGAATCCTGCTCATTTAATGCCATTAGTTGAGGTTGTACGTGGAGAACATACATCTGACGAAACAGTTGAACGTTCGATGGCACTTCTGGAATCAATGAATAAGAAACCGATTCTTGTTAAGAAGGATGCATTAGGTTCAGTTGGAAACCGCCTACAATATGCAATTTTTAGAGAAGCACAGTACATTCTCGAACAAGAAATTGCATCTATGGAGGATATTGACGACGCTATACGATATAGTCTTGGTCGGCGCTTTGGTGTAACTGGACCGTTTATGACTATGGATATGGGGGGCTTAAACACGAATGCATCTATTACATCTTATCTGTTTGAGGATCTAAGTGATAAAAAGGATATTTTCCCAGCCATGAAAGAACTGGTTGATAATGGTCACCATGGTCCAAAAACTGGAAAAGGCTTTTATGAATGGACACCTGAATTCACAGAACAAATGGAACACCAGCGTGAAGAGGAATTAATTCATTGGCTTAAGAAAGATATTGAAGAAGCGAATAATAAGAAGTGATTCAAATAGTCTTGTCTGGAACGAAAATTTAATTCTAAACAGCGATTTTAATTATGTTTGATAGGGTGAGAAGGGAGAAGTCGCAGAACATATTGTTCTATCTCTTCTCCAATTACTAACTATCATAAAAGTTGATTTTAAGGTGGGTATTATATGGGAGAGTCAGCATGGCTAATTATTGTTGCCATTTTAGGAGTAGTTGCGTTATTGTTTCTCGTAATGAGAACAAAGCTTCAAGCGTTTCTGGCGCTTATTTTGATAAGTTTTATTGTTGGTTTAGCTGTTGGTATGACGCCAGAAGAAATTATAGCAACTTTTGAGACGGGTATGGGTGAAACGGTAGCCTTTATTGCGATCGTAATTGGACTAGGGGCTATGTTTGGTGAAGTGTTAAAAGTGTCAGGTGGTGCCGAACGCCTAGCACTAACAATGATAAATAAGTTTGGTGAAAAAAGATCATCATGGGCACTCGGTATAGCTGGTCTAATCATTTCCATTCCAATATTTCTTGATGTAGCACTAGTTATTCTTATGCCTATATTGTATACATTAGCGAACAAAACAAAGAAATCATTGTTATTCTTTGGTGTTCCTTTGTTGGCTGGACTACTTGTTGCTCATGGTATGATACCGCCTACACCAGGTCCAATTGCTGCATCATCGATTCTAGGAGCAGACTTAGGTTGGGTTATCCTGTTCGGTATTCTAGTTGGTGTTCCAGCAATGATTTTAGCAGGTCCAGTGTATGGTAACTTCATCTCTAAAAAAATTCATGTTCCTGTACCGGAAGAGATGAACCAACAGGCAGCAGCACTTGCTGATTTAGAAGAACAGGCTGATGCAAAGGAGCAAAAGGAGTTACCTAGCTTTATCAGTGTTATTTCCATTATTATGTTGCCGTTGATTTTAATGTTATTAAATACACTAGCGCCTTTTATTTTAGAAGAAGGATCTGTTTTAAGAAACATTCTAGTATTTATTGGTCATCCTTACGCGGCGCTAACGATAACCACGTTGTTAACATTCTATATTTTTGGTACAAAACGAGGATATTCAAGAGACGAAATTCAACAAATTACTACAAAATCGCTTGAACCTGCAGGAATTATCATTCTAATTACAGGTGCTGGTGGTATATTTGGTGAAATGCTCGTTGCTTCCGGCGTTGGTGATGTGATGGCAAATGCGATGGAGCAAGTAAATCTACCTGTAGTTGTATTTGCTTTCCTAACGGCAGCCTTGCTGAGACTAGCTGTAGGGTCAGTTACTGTTGCAATGGTTACTTCTTCTAGTATAGTTGCTCCAATATTAAGTACAATGAGTATTAGTGATCCGATGATGGCTGTACTTGTTATCACTATTGCTTCTGGTGCTGTTATTGCACCTCACGTTAGTGATTCAGGCTTCTGGATGGTTAACCGTTATTTTGGTATGAGTGTAGGGGACACACTTAAATCCTGGACTGTTTTGGCCACTATCATATCATTTGTAGGTTTCGGGTTAACTTTAATTCTTAGTCTATTTCTAATGTAACAACTATGAAAAATTGAAAAAGAACTCTATATTTTGTTATAGGGTTCTTTCAAAAACCGGTATGATAGAATTGTAATATACTAAATAAAGATCAAAATAGAAGAAATAGGAGGAATTTAAAATGGCAATGGAATTTGGATATCAAGGTTCAACTTGGGTATTGGATTATGATGTAGAAGCAGACATCATGGATCAGATTATGGATGATATTAAAAATGGTGGGCTAACAGGGTTAGATATGCAGGTTTCGCTATTAGGGAAATACAAAAATGCGCCTGAAAAGTTTAAAGAAGAACTTGATAAAAGAGGACTTAAGCTAGCTGCGTTAACCATTCCACATGCTTTTGAAGGTGGAAAACCCTCTCCTCAAGAAAAGGAATTAGAAGATTACTATTTTGAGTACTTAAAACATTTTCCGGGCGCTATCATGAATGTGCCTTCTAGAGTCGGAAAAAATCGGGATAATTTATTGCAAAGACAAAAAGAAATCATTAAAGGTGCAAATGAATTAGGAAAGCGTGCGATTGAAGATCATGGTATTATTACATCCCTTCATCCAATTTCATATGTGACTTCTTACTGGAGATTTAAAGAAGACTATGACGTGCTTTTTGATGGATTAGATCCAAAATATATGGGCTATACGCCGGATGCTGGTCATATTGAATTTGGTGGAATGGAAGCTGCAGAAATTATTAAAGAAGCTTTACCATTGGTTAAACACGTCCATTTCAAAGATGCTTCGAAGAACAATGAATGGATGAAGATGGGTGAAGGAGATATTGATTTCGAAAAATGTATAAATGTTCTTAAAGATGGCGGTTATAACGGATGGGTTATGCTTGAAGAAGAAACAGGAGCTGAGCAAGAAAATACAAGCGAAGTCATTGTAGAACTTGGCGATTACGTAAGGAAAAACATTTATCCGATTGTTAAAGGAGAATAGTAGACATGAATATAAATCTTATTCCTTCTTTACTAATACCTGAAGTCTTTCATCCATTAAAAAGAGAAAAGAACTTTACTGCAGATGTAATTGAAAAGGTCGTTGAAGAAGATTTTTACAAATCGATTGAATTAGGTGATGGTTTTGAGAAGCCTGAACGGAAGCGCATCTTAGAACTAACTGAATTAAATGGGATTGAAGTAACGCAATGGCTTACATTCTTAATTGAAGAGAATAATCTTGATGTTTCATCACTAGATTCAAAGCTTAGATTAGAAACTGTAAACCAAATAAAAGATAGTTTGTATGCATCTGCAGAAATCGGTGCAAAAAATATTGCACTTGTGACGGGTGATGACCCGGGTGCAGATCTTTGGGCAGATGGTATTGAAGGTCTTTATGAAAGTTTATGCGAAATAGCAGAAGCTGGAAGAGCATACAATATGAACTTATTGATCGAACCACTTGACCGTTTTGCACATAAAAAGCGCATTATTGGTACAACGGATGAAACGGTTGCGTTGTTAAGCAGAGTACAGGAAAAGCATGATAATGTTGGTATAGCATTTGATACGGCACATGCAGCACTTAATGGCGAGGATATCTTTGAAGCATTAGAAAAAGGAAAATCTCTTATTCATCAAATTCATTTTTCAAATGCTGTTCTTGATTCAAACAGTGAATTATATGGCGATTTTCATATGGAAATTGGCTCTCCCGGATTCTTAACAACTGAAAAAATCAGTGCGATTTTGCGAAAAGCAGATGAACTAAAAATTCAAGAGAATGGCTTGCGTGTAGCTGCTGAGGTGCGCGGTAAAGGTAATGAAGAATCTTGTTTCCAAAATGAAAAGCAGCTAAGAACAATTTTACAAGAGGCATTAAAACTAGCTAGTAACTAATTAGAGGGTGGTAGAATCAATGAAAGTAGTAATAACTGATCATGAATATAAAGATCTGCGTTTTGAAGATAAAATACTGGATCATGAAGATATTGAAGTTATAAAAATGCAATGTAAAACAGAGGATGAAGTAATTGAAGCTTGTCATGATGCAGATGCAATCATGAATCTATATGCTCCGATTTCACGTAGAGTTATTGAGAATCTAAAAAATTGTAAAGTTATTACACGTTACGGTGTCGGAGTAGATACGATTGATTTAGATGCTGCAACTGAACATGGGATTTGTATTGGTAATGTACCAGACTATGGTGTTGATGAGGTATCTGATCATGCTCTAGCTTTAATTTTGAGTCTTTTACGCAAAATAACTACTTCAAACCAAATCGTTAAAAATGGTACATGGGATGTAAATCTATCAAAACCTATCCGCAGATTAAATAAGTTGACAATAGGTTTAGTTGGATTTGGAAACATTCCTAGGAGACTGGCAATGAAAGTACAAGCATTAGGTTTAAATGTTATTGTATCAGATCCATTTGTATCTGAAGATATTGCTAAGGAGAGTAACGTCACACTTGTATCATTAGAAGAGCTATGTGAGAGCTCTGATCTCATATCTGTGCATGTACCACTTACTGCGTCAACAAAAGGAATGATCGGGAAAGAACAATTTGGCATGATGAAAAAAGGTGTCTATCTTGTCAATACAGCCAGAGGACCCGTTGTTGATGAAGATGCACTTTTAGAAGCGATAGAAAGTGGAGTTGTTGCTGGTGCTGGCCTAGATGTCATTGAAACAGAACCAATCAATCCAGATCATCCATTCTTAAAAATGGAAAATGTGACGCTTACACCACATATGGCGGGCTATTCAGAAGAATCTGCTGAAGAAATGCGTTCAAAAACAGCATTGGGTATTACAGATGTCTTATTACGTGGAGAATATCCAAAATACCTTGTAAATAAAGGTGTTAAGGAAAAAGTAGAATTAAAACCGTTTGTTATGGATGAACGTTATCAGTTTTAAATGATTTGGAATGGGGCTGACTTTATGTCTACAAAAAGAAACTTTCAGGGTATTATTCCACCAGTATCAATCATCTTTGATACGAATGGAGAACTTGATAAAAAAGGAATGGCAGATGTAATTGATTTTTTAATTGATGCGGGTGTAGATGGCCTGTTCTTTCTTGGTAGTGGCGGAGAGTTCTCACAAATGTCAAGAGAACTTAGAATGGAAGTGGCAGCATTTACGACAGAGTATGTAAATAAGCGTGTGCCAGTATTAATAGGCACCGGAAGTCCCAGCACTCATGAAGCTATTACATTAAGTAAGCATGCAGAAGAAATTGGTGCTGATGGAATTGTCGTCATTAATCCATACTACTGGCCGTTAACAGAAGAAAACTTGTTAGTACACTACGGCGAGATAGCTGAGGCTGTAAATCTACCAATATTACTATATAATTATCCTGATTTAACAGGTCAAAACATGAGTCCGGAATTTGTCTTGAAATTGATAGAAAAACATCCTAATATTGTTGGAATTAAAGACACGATTGATTCTGTAGGACATATACACGATATGATTTTAACTGTGAAAGGGAAATATCCTGAATTTACCGTTCTTGCTGGCTTTGATAATCATTTACTAAATACGTTAAGCTTGGGGGGAGATGGTGCAATTTGTGCAAGTATAAATTTTGCACCAGAACTTGCAATAGGTGTATATAATGCTTTTTATGAAAATGATATGGAAACAGCAGTGAATTTATACAAAAGACTAGCAATCCTTCCAACAATGTATAAACTTGATTCACCATTCATCAGTGTTGTCAAAGAAGCAATGAAGTTAAAAGGATTGGATATTTCAACACACGTTCTACCGCCAACTCGCATGCTTGATTCGGAAAAACAAGAAAAGCTTCAAGAAATCTTAAAGAAAGCAGAGTTACTTTAAGGATAATTCAGAAAATAATTTTTATGAAAGGAGCATCTGGAATGAAAAAACTTATCAATGATGGTGAAAATGTAGTTGAAGAAATGATCGATGGATATGTGAAGGCACATCCAAACCATATTAAAGCTTTGGAGGAAAATGACCGAGCACTGGTTTCGGCAAAGACAAAGGATGATGGTAAAGTTGCTATTCTAATTGGTGGTGGTTCTGGTCACGAGCCAGCATTCATGGGCTATGTTGGGGAAGGAATGGCAGATGGTGTTGCTGTCGGTAATATTTTTGCATCTCCACCACCAGCACCAATTGTAGAAGTAACAAAGGCAATCGATAAGGGTGCAGGCGTAGTCTATCTTTATGGGAATTATGCTGGTGACGTGATGAACTTTGGTATGGCTGCAGAGCTTGTGGAGATGGAAGATATTAATGTTGAAATGGTGCTTGCTTCAGATGATGTTGCATCCGCACCAAAAGAACAAAAAGAAAAACGCCGTGGTATTGCAGGTGAATTCTTTGTTTATAAAACGGCTGGTGCCGCTGCAGAACAAGGATATAACTTAGAGGACGTTGCAAGAATAGCGAGAAAAACAAATGAAAACACACGGTCTATGGGTGTTGGATTAACACCATGTTCATTGCCACAAACAGGAGAACCAAGCTTTGAAATTGGTGATAATGAAATGGAAATTGGCCTGGGACACCATGGGGAACCCGGAATTAGAAAAGTACCACTAGAATCAGCTGATCGTGTTGCAGATCAACTCTTGGACGTTATTTTTCAAGATATGGCAATAAATGAGGGAGAAGATGTTGCAGTCCTTGTTAATGGTTTGGGATCAACTCCTCGAATGGAATTATATATTATGTTTAGAAGAGTTGAGCAAGTTTTGAAAGAAAAAGGAGTTAATATCTGTCGTTCTTATGTTGGTGATTATATTACATCACTCGAAATGGGAGGATGCTCCATTACACTCACTAAATTAGATGATGAGTTAAAGGAAATGGTAGATCAACCTGTCGACTGCCCAATGTTTGTACAAAGATAAGGAGAATGCATAATGAATATGACAGCAACAGATTTTACTGAATATTTCAAGCAAGTAGTCGAAGTTATGGAAAATGAAAAAGATTACCTCTGTGAACTTGATCGTAAATTAGGTGATGGAGATCATGGTGTCACGATGTCCATCGGTTGGCAGGCTGTAAATGAACAGTTAAATAATAAGCTAGCGGATGAAACAGATTGTGGAAAGATCAGTTCTACAGTTGGTATGACATTCTTAAATGCGGTTGGTTCTTCTGTTGGCCCATTATATGCTACAGGATTTATGCGCGGTGGAAAAGTAGTGAAAGGTAAATCAGAACTTAATGATACAGACCTTAAAGACTTTTGGACTGCCTTTGTTAATGGTGTACAAGAACGGGGAAAAGCCGAAGTTGGTGATAAAACCATCATGGATACACTCATTCCTTTTGCAAATAGATTGGAAGAAACCTTTGCTCAAACAAATGATTTCGTAAGTGCGTTCAAAGAAGCATTGTTGGCAGGGGAGGAAGGAATGAAATCTACGAAAGATATTGTTTCGAAAATAGGTCGTTCAAGTCGATTAGGTGAGAGATCAATAGGCGCCCAAGATCCAGGAGCTACTTCTGCCTATTTTATTTTATCTACATTCCAACCATTTTTGAACAACTAAGAGTGATTTAAATGTCACCCCGATAACTACCTTTTGGTTATCGGGGAATATTAAATCAATTTACTAAAATACTATTTAATGGAGGAATTACAAATGAAAGTTGGATTTGTTGGGTTAGGTATTATGGGAAAACCAATGGCTGGTCATATCATTAAAGATGGTTTTGAAACCTATCTTTTTGACATAAATACAAATGCTGTCAATGAATTAGTAGAATTGGGCGGACATGCATGTGAATCAAATAAAGAAGTAGCAGAAAACAGTGATATAATCATTACAATGCTTCCTACCGCAAAACATGTGTCACAAGTGTTATCAGCTGATGATGGTCTTGCTGAAAATGGTAAAGCCGGATCCGTTATTATTGATATGAGCTCCGTATCAACGGAAGAATCAAAAGCATTTGCAAGCGAATTAAAGGAATATGATATTCACTTTATTGATGCGCCTGTAAGCGGGGGCGAACCAATGGCGATTGAAGGTAAACTCTCCATCATGGTCGGCGGAGATGAAGCACAGTTTAATAAAGTACTACCGATATTCCAAGCAATGGGAGAGAATATCGTACATTTTGGGGAAGCTGGGACTGGATCTGCGGCAAAAATTGCCAATCAAATAATTGTCAGCACCAACCTTGCTGCATTATCAGAAGCCTGCGTATATGCAAGTAAATCCGGTATCGATTTAAATAAACTATTCGAAGCCATTCATGGTGGTTTAGCAGGTAGTGCTGTTATGGATGCTAAAATGCCGCGAATCATTGATAGAGACTTCGAACCAGGTGGCCGAATCGAAACGAATTATAAAGATTTAGGAAACATCCAATCATCAGCAAATGCTATTGGCGTACCACTTCCTGTTACAAATTTGGTAAAAGAAATTTTTAGCTCAGAAATTGCAAATGGAAATGGAAAAAAGGATCATTCATATATCATTAACTTCTTTGAAAGAATGGGAAACTTCCAAACGCCAAAAGGAGGAAAATCCTAGGAATCTAGTAAATCAGGGGGGATAGAATCCCCCCTATTGAAATAATAGATTCATTCGTCATTTTAACAGACAGCTCTCTAACTCTATTAGTAGCTACCCCCTCTCATCAATTTAATTTTTTTCTTCTTTTTAAATAGAATATTTCTTATCTTGAACTACACCTGCTATTAAAATGAATGTTTAATTGACACAAATTCCTATTATGTTTATAATTAAAATGAAACAAAACAAAACAAAAGTAAATAAAAGTAATTGCATATAATCGAGAGGAGATGTAGATCTTGAAAAAAGTCATCAACAAACCTGAATCAGTCGCTCAAGAAACGATTGAAGGATTCATGTATGCCTATAAAAATTCCCATAAAAAACTGGAAAATGTAAACGGAATCACACGTAAAGATCTCAAAGATAAAGTAGCAGTAGTTATTGGTGGAGGTAGTGGACATGAGCCATTGTTTCTTGGATTTGTAGGAGAAGGACTTGCGGATGGTGTGGCACTAGGAAATGTGTTTGCAGCACCTACACCGAACACGATACAGGAAGTGGCTAAAGCAGCTGATTCAGGCAAGGGCGTTCTATTTATCTATGGAAATTATGCTGGTGATGTTTTGAATTTTGATATGGCGGTTGAAATGCTTGAAATGGAAGATGTCGATTCACGTACTGTAAGAGTCAGTGATGATGTAGCATCCGCTCCTGTTGAAAGGAAAGAAGATCGCAGAGGAATCGCTGGAGATGTATTTGTTATAAAAATAGCAGGTGCAGCTGCTGAGAAGGGTAAATCGTTGGATGAAGTTTTTGAAGTTACACAAAAAGCGTGTGATCAGACATATTCTATAGGAGTTGCTTTATCACCTGGAACGATTCCGGATTCCGGAGAGCCAACCTTTACACTGGCTGATGATGAAATGGAGTTAGGCATGGGTATTCACGGCGAACCAGGGATGGAACGAACGAAAATAATGAAAGCGGATAAATTGGTTGATCGATTAATGGATACGTTGTTAAAGGAAAGCAATGTACGCGAAGGCGATGAAGTTAGTGTGCTTGTAAATGGACTTGGGTCGACGACATTAATGGAATTGTTTATTGCCAATCGCCGAGTGGCACGGGTTTTAGAAGAAAAAGGGGTTAATGTATATGATATGGATGTAAATAGCTATTGCACCACGCAAGAAATGGGTGGGTTTTCCATCACGTTGCTGAAATTAGATGATGAATTAAAAGAGCTACATGATGCAACAGCGAATTCACCATATTACAAGAAGTAAGCGAAAAGTTAAACTATAGGTAGGGGGAAAGCAACATGAATGTAGAAGCGCAAACAGTAAACTTGAGTGTAGCCCAAGTAAAGGAAATGTTTCTTTATGTCGGGAAGCAAATAATCGAAAATAAGCCTCTTTTAACGGAAGTCGACAGTGCAATCGGTGATGGAGACCATGGGATTGGAATGTCAGTGGGCTTTTCCAAAGCAGAAGAAGACTTAAGCCAAAAAGAGTGTAAAT is part of the Virgibacillus sp. NKC19-16 genome and harbors:
- a CDS encoding 2-hydroxy-3-oxopropionate reductase; translated protein: MKVGFVGLGIMGKPMAGHIIKDGFETYLFDINTNAVNELVELGGHACESNKEVAENSDIIITMLPTAKHVSQVLSADDGLAENGKAGSVIIDMSSVSTEESKAFASELKEYDIHFIDAPVSGGEPMAIEGKLSIMVGGDEAQFNKVLPIFQAMGENIVHFGEAGTGSAAKIANQIIVSTNLAALSEACVYASKSGIDLNKLFEAIHGGLAGSAVMDAKMPRIIDRDFEPGGRIETNYKDLGNIQSSANAIGVPLPVTNLVKEIFSSEIANGNGKKDHSYIINFFERMGNFQTPKGGKS
- a CDS encoding dihydroxyacetone kinase subunit DhaK encodes the protein MKKVINKPESVAQETIEGFMYAYKNSHKKLENVNGITRKDLKDKVAVVIGGGSGHEPLFLGFVGEGLADGVALGNVFAAPTPNTIQEVAKAADSGKGVLFIYGNYAGDVLNFDMAVEMLEMEDVDSRTVRVSDDVASAPVERKEDRRGIAGDVFVIKIAGAAAEKGKSLDEVFEVTQKACDQTYSIGVALSPGTIPDSGEPTFTLADDEMELGMGIHGEPGMERTKIMKADKLVDRLMDTLLKESNVREGDEVSVLVNGLGSTTLMELFIANRRVARVLEEKGVNVYDMDVNSYCTTQEMGGFSITLLKLDDELKELHDATANSPYYKK